The genomic stretch AAATTGTATAGCGGCAAAAGCAACGGCACGGCTAAATGAATTACAGCAACTCGCTCAGTGTGAAGAAGGTGATTTAAGTTGTCCTGCTCGTGAAATACCGCGTTCTCAAGAGTAAGAATTTAAGACCTCTCCCCAAACCCCTCTCCTGAAGGAAAGGGGCTTTGAATAAGTTGATAATTTTAGGGGTATCAGCGTTCGATCGCCCTAGTTCGTCCAGCGCTTTACGCAGGAGTTTAAAGCAGCACCGTAGCCCGTTCTGCCAACGTCGATCGCTCTCCCTTTGTCAAGGTAATGTGACCTGCCAAAGCTTCTCCTTTAAACTTCTCAACCACATACGTTAATCCGTTACTGGCTGCGTCCACATAAGGGTTATCGATCTGATCAGGGTCACCTGTTAGGATGACTTTAGTGCCTTCTCCAGCTCTGGTTAAAATTGTTTTTACCTCGTGCGGCGTTAGGTTCTGCGCCTCATCCACAATTAAAAACTGTTTAGGAATCGTGCGTCCTCGAATGTAAGTCAGCGCTTCTATTTGCAAGATGCCTCGCTCGATTAATTCCTCGTGACCGCGCCGCCAATGTGCGGGTTTACTATTGGGATCTTGAGTACCAAAGATTAAATCAAAGTTGTCGTATAAAGGCTGCATCCAAGGCGTTAATTTGTCGCTGATGTCTCCGGGTAAATAGCCGATGTCTTTGCCCATGGGGACAACGGGGCGGGAAATCAGGAGGCGTGTGTAGAGATTTTCGTCGGCTACTTTTTGCAGACCCGCAGCGATCGCCAACAGGGTTTTTCCGGTTCCTGCTTTCCCCACTAGCGTTACTAACTGTACCGAATCTCGCAGCAATAGCTCCAACGCAAAATTCTGCTCCCGGTTACGAGCTTGAATCCGAGAAACCCCAGTCCGAGGCAATTTATTAAGCGGCACAATTTTGCCATGACCACCATCGACAATGGCAAGAGCCGTATGAGAAGGATTCGCTATATCGATCAGCGTGAGTGCCTGGTTCGGTAAAAACTCTTCGTTTAAGGTGATACCACCGTAGTGAAACAGGCGATCGATCTCCTCAGTCGTTACCATTACCTCAGCCATTCCGGAGTACAGATCATCAACGTCAATTTTGCCTGCTTCGTAGTCTTCTGCATCTAGTCCTAGGGTATCGGCTTTAATACGAACGTTCGTGTCTTTACTAACCAATACGACG from Timaviella obliquedivisa GSE-PSE-MK23-08B encodes the following:
- a CDS encoding PhoH family protein, which gives rise to MKKVFVLDTNVLLHDASAMLRFEDNTVILPMTIIEELDRFKKQPEITGRNARQASRTLDALRKQGHLVEGVAVNGGGLLRVALCDRETLQQLPAELERDSGDNMILAVALQLKKQHDCAVVLVSKDTNVRIKADTLGLDAEDYEAGKIDVDDLYSGMAEVMVTTEEIDRLFHYGGITLNEEFLPNQALTLIDIANPSHTALAIVDGGHGKIVPLNKLPRTGVSRIQARNREQNFALELLLRDSVQLVTLVGKAGTGKTLLAIAAGLQKVADENLYTRLLISRPVVPMGKDIGYLPGDISDKLTPWMQPLYDNFDLIFGTQDPNSKPAHWRRGHEELIERGILQIEALTYIRGRTIPKQFLIVDEAQNLTPHEVKTILTRAGEGTKVILTGDPDQIDNPYVDAASNGLTYVVEKFKGEALAGHITLTKGERSTLAERATVLL